A stretch of Strix aluco isolate bStrAlu1 chromosome 16, bStrAlu1.hap1, whole genome shotgun sequence DNA encodes these proteins:
- the FNBP4 gene encoding formin-binding protein 4 isoform X1: MGKKSRAAPGRRPILQLSPPGPRRDEAAVPPAEGADSGSEPDEPEAVAEPPRSAPNPPPPAPAAVKPTGGLCLLGAYADSDDEEGETLEKSTRPADANGNNSADIDSTLANFLAEIDAITAPPQPAEPTSSSSSSAPPPTPPRPEPKDSGSQSSSTTNGAGAAPAPEWQYDTQCSLAGVGELEMGDWQEVWDENTGCYYYWNTQSNEVTWELPQYLATQVQGLQHYQHSSTVAGANGSFVAAAELYPQEKGAAPGTIGRGANLTKREVKKEVNEGVQALSNSEEEKKGVAAALLAPLLPDVVKEEEERWRRKVICKEEVELPSEEEAKAEETAAAPEEPEPSRDPLEDTLQEDLCSVVQSGESAEEEEEQDTLELEMVLERKKAELRALEEGDGSISGSSPLSDGSQSASQDATRRLASKRGKWKLFVGAASPESASRGSSKTGRESPEAGEAATSTEAADANSDKEAESEEPQEKAKAQGAPKIEEEEQDLKFQIGELANTLTSKLEFLGINRQSISNFHMLLLQTETRIADWREGALNGNYLKRKLQDAAEQLKQYEINATPKGWSCHWDRISGSPLLTNSSDKGQTSTHRRNEEQDFCLLPAGSIDAISMLTSAQESRNGSSPTGRTKRRDSKPPTEKPTVLLNHLQKTKESAQGTPPSAPQSSVPVLQPPLPLEMPPPPPPPPDSPPPPPPPPPPPGEDGEIQEVEMEDEGGEEPPAPGTEEDAPLKPLLRPAASSSSSSQGAVEPSPTPLLSAKPQKRKAVEMNPGLLQRTATIGSCPVIYSQPLMATGKYQPSAMPLASLRPRQRLQGEIQGRPNLRIAPGHAGPQPAAMGLQSGYLGVPAPATSSVMSYSECAAPVGLAAAPARGALPATGTAEQPPPPPPPPPQTPPPPVPKAPPPPEKEKPRKGRKDKGKKGKTKMPSLVKKWQSIQRELDEEENSSSSEEDRETTAQRRIEEWKQQQLMSGMAERNANFEALPEDWRARLKRRKTASST, translated from the exons ATGGGGAAGAAAtcccgcgccgcgccgggccgccgGCCCATCCTCCAGCTCTCCCCTCCTGGCCCCCGCCGGGACGAGGCGGCGGTTCCGCCGGCTGAAGGGGCCGACTCGGGCTCCGAGCCGG ATGAGCCCGAAGCGGTGGCGGAGCCCCCTCGCAGCGCGCCCaacccgccgccccccgcgcccgccgccgttAAGCCTACAG GAGGTTTGTGTCTGCTCGGCGCCTACGCAGACAGCGACGACGAGGAGGGCGAAACCCTGGAGAAATCGACCCGTCCCGCGGACGCCAATGGCAATAACTCGGCAGACATCGACAGCACGCTGGCCAACTTCCTGGCG GAGATCGATGCCATCACGGCTCCTCCGCAGCCTGCTGagcccacttcctcctcctcctcctccgcacCACCCCCCACGCCTCCCCGCCCCGAGCCCAAGGACTCGGGGAGCCAGTCCTCAAGCACCACCAACGGCGCGGGCGCTGCGCCGGCCCCGGAGTGGCAGTACGACACACAGTGCTCACTGGCAGGAG TGGGAGAGCTGGAGATGGGCGACTGGCAGGAGGTGTGGGACGAGAACACTGGCTGCTACTATTACTGGAACACCCAGAGCAACGAGGTGACCTGGGAGCTGCCGCAGTACCTAGCGACGCAGGTTCAGGGCCTGCAGCACTACCAGCACAG cagcacCGTGGCAGGTGCCAACGGCAGCTTCGTGGCAGCTGCTGAGCTGTACCCCCAGGAGAAGGGGGCTGCCCCGGGCACCATCGGCCGTGGGGCCAACCTCACCAAGAGGGAGGTGAAGAAG GAAGTGAACGAAGGTGTGCAGGCGCTCTCCAACagtgaggaggagaagaaaggggtGGCTGCGGCCCTCCTGGCACCGCTCCTGCCTGATGtggtgaaagaggaagaggagcgcTGGAGGAGGAAGGTGATTTGTAAAGAGGAGGTTGAGCTGCCCTCAGAAGAGGAGGCGAAAGCAGAAGAGACGGCGGCTGCCCCCGAAGAGCCGGAGCCCAGCCGGGATCCCCTGGAAGACACGCTGCAGGAGGATCTCTGCAGTGTGGTACAGTCAGGGGAGAgcgctgaggaagaggaggagcaagACACCCTCGAGCTGGAGATGGTGCTGGAGAGAAAGAAG GCGGAGCTGCGGGCCTTGGAGGAAGGCGACGGCAGCATTTCGGGCTCCAGCCCGCTCTCCGACGGGAGCCAGTCGGCCTCGCAGGATGCAACGCGCAGGCTGGCCTCTAAACGAGGGAAATGGAAACTGTTTGTCGGAGCTGCCAGCCCCGAATCAGCGAGTCGAGGCTCCAGCAAAACGGGCCGGGAGAGCCCGGAAGCGGGAGAAGCAG CGACGAGCACAGAAGCAGCTGATGCGAATTCAGACAAAGAGGCAGAGTCTGAGGAGCCCCAGGAGAAAGCAAAAGCCCAGGGGGCACCAAAAATagaagaggaggagcaggaccTAAAG TTTCAGATCGGAGAGCTGGCAAATACTCTGACTAGTAAATTGGAGTTCCTGGGCATCAACAGACAATCTATCTCCAACTTCCACATGTTGCTGTTGCAGACAGAG ACCCGCATTGCAGACTGGCGAGAAGGTGCTCTCAATGGAAACTACCTCAAACGCAAACTCCAAGACGCAGCCGAACAGCTAAAACAATACGAAATAAACGCCACCCCTAAAGGCTGGTCCTGCCACTGGGACAG GATCTCTGGATCACCTCTTCTGACCAACAGCTCTGACAAAGGACAAACTTCAACTCATCGACGGAACGAAGAACAAGATTTCTGTCTCCTGCCAGCAG GGAGCATAGACGCTATTTCTATGTTAACGAGCGCTCAGGAGAGTCGCAATGGGAGTTCCCCGACGGGGAGGACGAAGAGGAGGGACAGCAAACCACCGACAGAAAAGCCGACGGTCCTCCTAAACCACCTCCAAAAGACAAAGGAGAGCGCGCAGGGGACCCCGCCGAGCGCACCGCAG TCCTCTGTCCCGGTCCTCCAACCTCCCTTGCCTTTGGAAATgcctccgccgcctccgcctccccCAGActcgcccccgccgccgcccccgccgccgccaccacccgGAGAAGATGGTGAGATCCAGGAAGTGGAGATGGAAGATGAGGGGGGCGAGGAGCCACCCGCCCCAGGAACGGAGGAAGACGCTCCCCTGAAGCCTCTCCTGCGCcccgctgccagcagcagcagcagcagccag GGCGCCGTCGAACCAAGCCCGACGCCGCTGCTCTCCGCCAAACCGCAGAAGAGGAAAGCGGTGGAGATGAACCCGGGGCTGCTGCAGCGAACAGCCACCATCGGCAGCTGCCCCGTCATCTACAGCCAGCCCCTGATGGCCACCGGCAAGTACCAGCCTTCGGCCATGCCCCTCGCCTCCCTGAGGCCTCGCCAGCGCCTGCAGGGCGAGATCCAGGGCCGCCCCAACCTCCGCATCGCGCCGGGCCACGCCGGCCCTCAGCCCGCGGCAATGGGCCTGCAATCAGGTTACCTGGGCGTGCCGGCGCCCGCCACCTCTTCCGTCATGAGCTACTCGGAGTGTGCCGCGCCCGTCGGCCTGGCCGCTGCGCCGGCGCGGGGAGCCCTGCCTGCCACTGGCACTGCcgagcagccgccgccgccacccccgccgcccccccagaCGCCCCCGCCGCCCGTCCCCAAGGCGCCGCCACCGCCGGAGAAGGAGAAGCCGAGGAAAGGGCGGAAGGACAAG GGTAAGAAGGGGAAGACGAAGATGCCGTCGCTGGTGAAGAAGTGGCAGAGCATCCAGCGGGAGCTGGACGAGGAGGAGAACTCCAGCTCCAGCGAGGAGGATCGGGAAACCACAGCCCAGCGGCGCATCGAAGAgtggaaacagcagcagctgatgaG TGGCATGGCGGAGAGGAATGCCAACTTCGAGGCGCTGCCAGAGGACTGGCGAGCGCGGCTGAAGCGGAGGAAAACCGCGTCAAGCACATGA
- the FNBP4 gene encoding formin-binding protein 4 isoform X3: MGKKSRAAPGRRPILQLSPPGPRRDEAAVPPAEGADSGSEPDEPEAVAEPPRSAPNPPPPAPAAVKPTGGLCLLGAYADSDDEEGETLEKSTRPADANGNNSADIDSTLANFLAEIDAITAPPQPAEPTSSSSSSAPPPTPPRPEPKDSGSQSSSTTNGAGAAPAPEWQYDTQCSLAGVGELEMGDWQEVWDENTGCYYYWNTQSNEVTWELPQYLATQVQGLQHYQHSSTVAGANGSFVAAAELYPQEKGAAPGTIGRGANLTKREVKKEVNEGVQALSNSEEEKKGVAAALLAPLLPDVVKEEEERWRRKVICKEEVELPSEEEAKAEETAAAPEEPEPSRDPLEDTLQEDLCSVVQSGESAEEEEEQDTLELEMVLERKKAELRALEEGDGSISGSSPLSDGSQSASQDATRRLASKRGKWKLFVGAASPESASRGSSKTGRESPEAGEAATSTEAADANSDKEAESEEPQEKAKAQGAPKIEEEEQDLKFQIGELANTLTSKLEFLGINRQSISNFHMLLLQTETRIADWREGALNGNYLKRKLQDAAEQLKQYEINATPKGWSCHWDREHRRYFYVNERSGESQWEFPDGEDEEEGQQTTDRKADGPPKPPPKDKGERAGDPAERTAGSLCKESFSGQVPATSLMPLTPFWTLLQSSVPVLQPPLPLEMPPPPPPPPDSPPPPPPPPPPPGEDGEIQEVEMEDEGGEEPPAPGTEEDAPLKPLLRPAASSSSSSQGAVEPSPTPLLSAKPQKRKAVEMNPGLLQRTATIGSCPVIYSQPLMATGKYQPSAMPLASLRPRQRLQGEIQGRPNLRIAPGHAGPQPAAMGLQSGYLGVPAPATSSVMSYSECAAPVGLAAAPARGALPATGTAEQPPPPPPPPPQTPPPPVPKAPPPPEKEKPRKGRKDKGKKGKTKMPSLVKKWQSIQRELDEEENSSSSEEDRETTAQRRIEEWKQQQLMSGMAERNANFEALPEDWRARLKRRKTASST; this comes from the exons ATGGGGAAGAAAtcccgcgccgcgccgggccgccgGCCCATCCTCCAGCTCTCCCCTCCTGGCCCCCGCCGGGACGAGGCGGCGGTTCCGCCGGCTGAAGGGGCCGACTCGGGCTCCGAGCCGG ATGAGCCCGAAGCGGTGGCGGAGCCCCCTCGCAGCGCGCCCaacccgccgccccccgcgcccgccgccgttAAGCCTACAG GAGGTTTGTGTCTGCTCGGCGCCTACGCAGACAGCGACGACGAGGAGGGCGAAACCCTGGAGAAATCGACCCGTCCCGCGGACGCCAATGGCAATAACTCGGCAGACATCGACAGCACGCTGGCCAACTTCCTGGCG GAGATCGATGCCATCACGGCTCCTCCGCAGCCTGCTGagcccacttcctcctcctcctcctccgcacCACCCCCCACGCCTCCCCGCCCCGAGCCCAAGGACTCGGGGAGCCAGTCCTCAAGCACCACCAACGGCGCGGGCGCTGCGCCGGCCCCGGAGTGGCAGTACGACACACAGTGCTCACTGGCAGGAG TGGGAGAGCTGGAGATGGGCGACTGGCAGGAGGTGTGGGACGAGAACACTGGCTGCTACTATTACTGGAACACCCAGAGCAACGAGGTGACCTGGGAGCTGCCGCAGTACCTAGCGACGCAGGTTCAGGGCCTGCAGCACTACCAGCACAG cagcacCGTGGCAGGTGCCAACGGCAGCTTCGTGGCAGCTGCTGAGCTGTACCCCCAGGAGAAGGGGGCTGCCCCGGGCACCATCGGCCGTGGGGCCAACCTCACCAAGAGGGAGGTGAAGAAG GAAGTGAACGAAGGTGTGCAGGCGCTCTCCAACagtgaggaggagaagaaaggggtGGCTGCGGCCCTCCTGGCACCGCTCCTGCCTGATGtggtgaaagaggaagaggagcgcTGGAGGAGGAAGGTGATTTGTAAAGAGGAGGTTGAGCTGCCCTCAGAAGAGGAGGCGAAAGCAGAAGAGACGGCGGCTGCCCCCGAAGAGCCGGAGCCCAGCCGGGATCCCCTGGAAGACACGCTGCAGGAGGATCTCTGCAGTGTGGTACAGTCAGGGGAGAgcgctgaggaagaggaggagcaagACACCCTCGAGCTGGAGATGGTGCTGGAGAGAAAGAAG GCGGAGCTGCGGGCCTTGGAGGAAGGCGACGGCAGCATTTCGGGCTCCAGCCCGCTCTCCGACGGGAGCCAGTCGGCCTCGCAGGATGCAACGCGCAGGCTGGCCTCTAAACGAGGGAAATGGAAACTGTTTGTCGGAGCTGCCAGCCCCGAATCAGCGAGTCGAGGCTCCAGCAAAACGGGCCGGGAGAGCCCGGAAGCGGGAGAAGCAG CGACGAGCACAGAAGCAGCTGATGCGAATTCAGACAAAGAGGCAGAGTCTGAGGAGCCCCAGGAGAAAGCAAAAGCCCAGGGGGCACCAAAAATagaagaggaggagcaggaccTAAAG TTTCAGATCGGAGAGCTGGCAAATACTCTGACTAGTAAATTGGAGTTCCTGGGCATCAACAGACAATCTATCTCCAACTTCCACATGTTGCTGTTGCAGACAGAG ACCCGCATTGCAGACTGGCGAGAAGGTGCTCTCAATGGAAACTACCTCAAACGCAAACTCCAAGACGCAGCCGAACAGCTAAAACAATACGAAATAAACGCCACCCCTAAAGGCTGGTCCTGCCACTGGGACAG GGAGCATAGACGCTATTTCTATGTTAACGAGCGCTCAGGAGAGTCGCAATGGGAGTTCCCCGACGGGGAGGACGAAGAGGAGGGACAGCAAACCACCGACAGAAAAGCCGACGGTCCTCCTAAACCACCTCCAAAAGACAAAGGAGAGCGCGCAGGGGACCCCGCCGAGCGCACCGCAG GCTCCCTTTGTAAAGAATCCTTCTCAGGCCAAGTTCCTGCTACGTCTCTCATGCCGCTCACTCCATTTTGGACTCTGCTTCAGTCCTCTGTCCCGGTCCTCCAACCTCCCTTGCCTTTGGAAATgcctccgccgcctccgcctccccCAGActcgcccccgccgccgcccccgccgccgccaccacccgGAGAAGATGGTGAGATCCAGGAAGTGGAGATGGAAGATGAGGGGGGCGAGGAGCCACCCGCCCCAGGAACGGAGGAAGACGCTCCCCTGAAGCCTCTCCTGCGCcccgctgccagcagcagcagcagcagccag GGCGCCGTCGAACCAAGCCCGACGCCGCTGCTCTCCGCCAAACCGCAGAAGAGGAAAGCGGTGGAGATGAACCCGGGGCTGCTGCAGCGAACAGCCACCATCGGCAGCTGCCCCGTCATCTACAGCCAGCCCCTGATGGCCACCGGCAAGTACCAGCCTTCGGCCATGCCCCTCGCCTCCCTGAGGCCTCGCCAGCGCCTGCAGGGCGAGATCCAGGGCCGCCCCAACCTCCGCATCGCGCCGGGCCACGCCGGCCCTCAGCCCGCGGCAATGGGCCTGCAATCAGGTTACCTGGGCGTGCCGGCGCCCGCCACCTCTTCCGTCATGAGCTACTCGGAGTGTGCCGCGCCCGTCGGCCTGGCCGCTGCGCCGGCGCGGGGAGCCCTGCCTGCCACTGGCACTGCcgagcagccgccgccgccacccccgccgcccccccagaCGCCCCCGCCGCCCGTCCCCAAGGCGCCGCCACCGCCGGAGAAGGAGAAGCCGAGGAAAGGGCGGAAGGACAAG GGTAAGAAGGGGAAGACGAAGATGCCGTCGCTGGTGAAGAAGTGGCAGAGCATCCAGCGGGAGCTGGACGAGGAGGAGAACTCCAGCTCCAGCGAGGAGGATCGGGAAACCACAGCCCAGCGGCGCATCGAAGAgtggaaacagcagcagctgatgaG TGGCATGGCGGAGAGGAATGCCAACTTCGAGGCGCTGCCAGAGGACTGGCGAGCGCGGCTGAAGCGGAGGAAAACCGCGTCAAGCACATGA
- the FNBP4 gene encoding formin-binding protein 4 isoform X2, with the protein MGKKSRAAPGRRPILQLSPPGPRRDEAAVPPAEGADSGSEPDEPEAVAEPPRSAPNPPPPAPAAVKPTGGLCLLGAYADSDDEEGETLEKSTRPADANGNNSADIDSTLANFLAEIDAITAPPQPAEPTSSSSSSAPPPTPPRPEPKDSGSQSSSTTNGAGAAPAPEWQYDTQCSLAGVGELEMGDWQEVWDENTGCYYYWNTQSNEVTWELPQYLATQVQGLQHYQHSTVAGANGSFVAAAELYPQEKGAAPGTIGRGANLTKREVKKEVNEGVQALSNSEEEKKGVAAALLAPLLPDVVKEEEERWRRKVICKEEVELPSEEEAKAEETAAAPEEPEPSRDPLEDTLQEDLCSVVQSGESAEEEEEQDTLELEMVLERKKAELRALEEGDGSISGSSPLSDGSQSASQDATRRLASKRGKWKLFVGAASPESASRGSSKTGRESPEAGEAATSTEAADANSDKEAESEEPQEKAKAQGAPKIEEEEQDLKFQIGELANTLTSKLEFLGINRQSISNFHMLLLQTETRIADWREGALNGNYLKRKLQDAAEQLKQYEINATPKGWSCHWDRISGSPLLTNSSDKGQTSTHRRNEEQDFCLLPAGSIDAISMLTSAQESRNGSSPTGRTKRRDSKPPTEKPTVLLNHLQKTKESAQGTPPSAPQSSVPVLQPPLPLEMPPPPPPPPDSPPPPPPPPPPPGEDGEIQEVEMEDEGGEEPPAPGTEEDAPLKPLLRPAASSSSSSQGAVEPSPTPLLSAKPQKRKAVEMNPGLLQRTATIGSCPVIYSQPLMATGKYQPSAMPLASLRPRQRLQGEIQGRPNLRIAPGHAGPQPAAMGLQSGYLGVPAPATSSVMSYSECAAPVGLAAAPARGALPATGTAEQPPPPPPPPPQTPPPPVPKAPPPPEKEKPRKGRKDKGKKGKTKMPSLVKKWQSIQRELDEEENSSSSEEDRETTAQRRIEEWKQQQLMSGMAERNANFEALPEDWRARLKRRKTASST; encoded by the exons ATGGGGAAGAAAtcccgcgccgcgccgggccgccgGCCCATCCTCCAGCTCTCCCCTCCTGGCCCCCGCCGGGACGAGGCGGCGGTTCCGCCGGCTGAAGGGGCCGACTCGGGCTCCGAGCCGG ATGAGCCCGAAGCGGTGGCGGAGCCCCCTCGCAGCGCGCCCaacccgccgccccccgcgcccgccgccgttAAGCCTACAG GAGGTTTGTGTCTGCTCGGCGCCTACGCAGACAGCGACGACGAGGAGGGCGAAACCCTGGAGAAATCGACCCGTCCCGCGGACGCCAATGGCAATAACTCGGCAGACATCGACAGCACGCTGGCCAACTTCCTGGCG GAGATCGATGCCATCACGGCTCCTCCGCAGCCTGCTGagcccacttcctcctcctcctcctccgcacCACCCCCCACGCCTCCCCGCCCCGAGCCCAAGGACTCGGGGAGCCAGTCCTCAAGCACCACCAACGGCGCGGGCGCTGCGCCGGCCCCGGAGTGGCAGTACGACACACAGTGCTCACTGGCAGGAG TGGGAGAGCTGGAGATGGGCGACTGGCAGGAGGTGTGGGACGAGAACACTGGCTGCTACTATTACTGGAACACCCAGAGCAACGAGGTGACCTGGGAGCTGCCGCAGTACCTAGCGACGCAGGTTCAGGGCCTGCAGCACTACCAGCACAG cacCGTGGCAGGTGCCAACGGCAGCTTCGTGGCAGCTGCTGAGCTGTACCCCCAGGAGAAGGGGGCTGCCCCGGGCACCATCGGCCGTGGGGCCAACCTCACCAAGAGGGAGGTGAAGAAG GAAGTGAACGAAGGTGTGCAGGCGCTCTCCAACagtgaggaggagaagaaaggggtGGCTGCGGCCCTCCTGGCACCGCTCCTGCCTGATGtggtgaaagaggaagaggagcgcTGGAGGAGGAAGGTGATTTGTAAAGAGGAGGTTGAGCTGCCCTCAGAAGAGGAGGCGAAAGCAGAAGAGACGGCGGCTGCCCCCGAAGAGCCGGAGCCCAGCCGGGATCCCCTGGAAGACACGCTGCAGGAGGATCTCTGCAGTGTGGTACAGTCAGGGGAGAgcgctgaggaagaggaggagcaagACACCCTCGAGCTGGAGATGGTGCTGGAGAGAAAGAAG GCGGAGCTGCGGGCCTTGGAGGAAGGCGACGGCAGCATTTCGGGCTCCAGCCCGCTCTCCGACGGGAGCCAGTCGGCCTCGCAGGATGCAACGCGCAGGCTGGCCTCTAAACGAGGGAAATGGAAACTGTTTGTCGGAGCTGCCAGCCCCGAATCAGCGAGTCGAGGCTCCAGCAAAACGGGCCGGGAGAGCCCGGAAGCGGGAGAAGCAG CGACGAGCACAGAAGCAGCTGATGCGAATTCAGACAAAGAGGCAGAGTCTGAGGAGCCCCAGGAGAAAGCAAAAGCCCAGGGGGCACCAAAAATagaagaggaggagcaggaccTAAAG TTTCAGATCGGAGAGCTGGCAAATACTCTGACTAGTAAATTGGAGTTCCTGGGCATCAACAGACAATCTATCTCCAACTTCCACATGTTGCTGTTGCAGACAGAG ACCCGCATTGCAGACTGGCGAGAAGGTGCTCTCAATGGAAACTACCTCAAACGCAAACTCCAAGACGCAGCCGAACAGCTAAAACAATACGAAATAAACGCCACCCCTAAAGGCTGGTCCTGCCACTGGGACAG GATCTCTGGATCACCTCTTCTGACCAACAGCTCTGACAAAGGACAAACTTCAACTCATCGACGGAACGAAGAACAAGATTTCTGTCTCCTGCCAGCAG GGAGCATAGACGCTATTTCTATGTTAACGAGCGCTCAGGAGAGTCGCAATGGGAGTTCCCCGACGGGGAGGACGAAGAGGAGGGACAGCAAACCACCGACAGAAAAGCCGACGGTCCTCCTAAACCACCTCCAAAAGACAAAGGAGAGCGCGCAGGGGACCCCGCCGAGCGCACCGCAG TCCTCTGTCCCGGTCCTCCAACCTCCCTTGCCTTTGGAAATgcctccgccgcctccgcctccccCAGActcgcccccgccgccgcccccgccgccgccaccacccgGAGAAGATGGTGAGATCCAGGAAGTGGAGATGGAAGATGAGGGGGGCGAGGAGCCACCCGCCCCAGGAACGGAGGAAGACGCTCCCCTGAAGCCTCTCCTGCGCcccgctgccagcagcagcagcagcagccag GGCGCCGTCGAACCAAGCCCGACGCCGCTGCTCTCCGCCAAACCGCAGAAGAGGAAAGCGGTGGAGATGAACCCGGGGCTGCTGCAGCGAACAGCCACCATCGGCAGCTGCCCCGTCATCTACAGCCAGCCCCTGATGGCCACCGGCAAGTACCAGCCTTCGGCCATGCCCCTCGCCTCCCTGAGGCCTCGCCAGCGCCTGCAGGGCGAGATCCAGGGCCGCCCCAACCTCCGCATCGCGCCGGGCCACGCCGGCCCTCAGCCCGCGGCAATGGGCCTGCAATCAGGTTACCTGGGCGTGCCGGCGCCCGCCACCTCTTCCGTCATGAGCTACTCGGAGTGTGCCGCGCCCGTCGGCCTGGCCGCTGCGCCGGCGCGGGGAGCCCTGCCTGCCACTGGCACTGCcgagcagccgccgccgccacccccgccgcccccccagaCGCCCCCGCCGCCCGTCCCCAAGGCGCCGCCACCGCCGGAGAAGGAGAAGCCGAGGAAAGGGCGGAAGGACAAG GGTAAGAAGGGGAAGACGAAGATGCCGTCGCTGGTGAAGAAGTGGCAGAGCATCCAGCGGGAGCTGGACGAGGAGGAGAACTCCAGCTCCAGCGAGGAGGATCGGGAAACCACAGCCCAGCGGCGCATCGAAGAgtggaaacagcagcagctgatgaG TGGCATGGCGGAGAGGAATGCCAACTTCGAGGCGCTGCCAGAGGACTGGCGAGCGCGGCTGAAGCGGAGGAAAACCGCGTCAAGCACATGA